tccttttAAGTATCACCGACTTCATTTGATCAAATTCCTTCTCCTTTGCTTCAAAATCAGCTTTCAATGAACTTATTTGTTTCTCAAGATTAAGCACTTTTTCTTCAGCCTTcttaaatctgttttccttttcaaaagcCACCTTCTCTGCCTGATGGAGTTGACAAGctatttcctctttctctgtgtttttttgttcATTACACTTCTTAAGTTCCTCCACCAAGGAatcattttctgaagttttctgAGCAATGTCTTTTTCTAGTTCAGCaatttttgctgcttgtttttttaactttgagGTTAACtcactttcttccttttccttcctgttttgcttttgttccaATTCACTTTTTAAACTATCAAGATTCCTGCTTTGTTTAGCCAGCTGTTCCTTCAGTTTATTTAGCTCTTCATCTTTCATATTGGCTTCAGTATTTCTTAATTCAAGTTTGCTCTGCAAATCTTTGATAGTATCATGATTTTGTGTAAACCTGGTTTGTGCTTTCATCTTCCACTCTGACAGCTGGGCCTGGCAATGATCTATCTGATCAAGAGCTGATGCTTTCTCTTGACTCAGCATCTCAACTCGGGATGATAACTCTTCTACTTGATTTAACAACTGCAATCGATCCTCTTGATGTTGTTTGCTTAACAGAGATATGGCTGCTTCTTTCTCTGTTAAACTCACTGTGCTTTCAAGCCTAACATTAAGGTCAGTAACTGTTTTGTTGAGAGCAGACACTTCAGATTGCTTTTCCTGGAGTTCTTCCCTCATTGATGTGACAGCATTGATATTTTCAGATAACTCTTTCCTCAGTTGTGTTATgcaaatttctttctctgatgCTGCTTGCTGCTGATGTCCTCCCTCTTTTTGCAATTGTTCCTTTTCTGTTACAAGTCCTGCAATATCAGCTCTCATGGACATAATTAAATTGTCCTTCTCCTGCAATTCTTGCATTGACTTTTGCAAAGAAGTAGTAGCAGCAGAATGATGCTCTGTTATTTCTCTAAGTTGAGCTTCTAGCTCAGTTATCCTACTTGTTTTGATTAATATTGCTTCTTTAACTTGAGCAGATCGGCTCTCACAGTCTGCAATTTTGCATGTTACTATGCCAATTTTTTCTATacatttttcaattaattcaTTGCCTTTAGTTTGCAATGAAGCTTCAGCATTCTTCAAAGCATTTAACTGGGCTGTAAGTTCTCCTGACAACCTTTTGATCTCAGTTTCTTTTAGCCTAATTGcctctatttttttctcataattttcATGATCTTTATACTGAGAAGATTGCACAGTTTGGAGTTTCTCTTCAAGGGTTCTCAGTGTATCAGCCAGCTCAGTAATTGTAGCTTTGTCCTTCTCTTCAATTGCTTTCTGCTTATTGAGTTGTTCCTGAAGCTCTGTCTGCTGATTCAGGGACTGTTTAAAATCACTTTCCAATTTTTTCAATTGTGTTTTCAGATCACTTTCCTTATCTGACAAAGCATTCACCTTAGCCTCTGACTGTGTTAGCTGTTCTTGCAACTCCTTCAGGCACTCCTCCTTTTTCACCTGTTCTTCCTTCAGCTGGTTTATTTCTGTTCTGGAGTCCTCCTTTTCAGCACTGAAGATGAAAAGTTTCTGTTTCAGGTCTccaatttccttctctttctcttgcaGCTCCATATCATGTTCTTCCTTGAGCTCTTCAATCCGCTGAttaagttttttttcccaactttgGATTACTTCTTCCAGTTTCCTCCTGTGGTCCTCAGCAAGACTGTCTAGTTGCTCTTTCTGATTAGATTCCAGTTTTGATACTGCATCATTGATTCCAGATGAGCTGGCATGTGCCATTTCCAAAATTTTAGTATTGAATTCACTCTCTTTCTGACTGAATTCCAACTGCTTGTTTTCAAGCTCTTTCTTTAGTTTAGCTTCCTGCTCAGCaagtttatttttgaaagtttcCTGCATAtcttttgatttctgtttcattttctccactttcttttcctgacattttAGTTTACTTTCATACTCTCCTTGTAAAGCACTAATTCTCTCTTCTGTAGCTATCAGTTTCTGTTGAAGCTCTTCCACTTGCTTGTTCTGTAACTTCTTCATGTGctccatttcattttctttctcagtcaGACTTCTCTTCACCTCATCAGCCTTTCTTTGCAGGTCCTCCAGTTGACGTTCATATTGCTGTGTTAGAGTGGTTACTTTCCGTGTATTTTCACTGCTTTGCTCCTCTAGCTTTGCAGACACTTGGGCAAGTTCAGCCTCAGATCTTTCTGCAGattccttcattttctgttcaCATACTTTTAACTCCTTCAAATGTCTGTCCTTTTCCTCCAGTGACTGTTTGAGCTTGTTGAGTTCCTCTTTGAGTACCTTCTCAACACCTTGAATAGATATTTCATGCTCTTTTAGCATTGTTTCAATCACTTCAttgtgctgttttctctcttcttccaaTTTTCCTTTCAAGTCTTGCTTTGCTTcacacattttattatttaattctgAGAGCTCTTGTTCTAAATCATGACGTATTTTTAGTGCTTCTGATAGCTCAGAAGACAGTGCTTCTAATTCTGTTTGTTTCACATCAAgtttttctaatgttttttCATTCATCTCTTCTATGTGTGCACGGaaaattgtttctttctcttttaaaacagTTTGCATCTCTTGTTGTtgtttctctcttattttttctatttcagttaCATGTTGTTGCTTTaaaatttcaagtttttctGTCCAAagcttttcttgctgctgtttcatgTTCTCCAGTTCCTTATTGTGTTTTTCAACCATATCACTGATTTCCTtactgtgctggtttttttcagaatctaTGAGAGTATTTAATTCCTCTGACTGCTTTCTGTCATCTTGCGAATACTTTGCAAGAGAGCTTTCGAGTTCAAGAATCCTCTGttagaaaacagttttaaaagaatatgAATATTCAAAAGGTAATAAtttgattaaattttttaaaatcttaccAGGTTCACATAACTACAGGTCTCTCCATTATTTCTACTGAATGTCAACCTCTTCTATAAGCCTTTCATTAACCTGGTTTGTTCTTACTTTTGCTTCCATTATGGAGAGTTAgttaattaacaaaaaaatttctatttcactgcagtaaaaataaacacaaaaaccTGAACAAAATGTAAGTAATTCAAATAAAGTAAGTCAAGTGATATTTATGAGAGGTACATTCGCATTTTCTTCCTAAACTAAATTATCAACATATAGGATGAAAAATATAGGGAATTTACAATGGTATTATGGAGTTTTGTACCTGCCTACTGATTTATCCTAATACTAGCTCCCATGGCAATGCTACTGGTAAAGCTTTAATGCTTCTATAGGCAAAACTTCCAAACTAATATCTGGGACCAGTGGAATAATGCACAAACTTGCATTAGCAGACAATACAGTCTTACtcattaaataaagcaaatgacacttcaaaattttaagcaaataattttgcttACTGTGGTGGTGCATTCCCCCTTCTTTTCAGGCTGCACTGATATCTGAGAAATGCTCGTTAGACCTCAGCCTTGAAAAAACAGCACCCGGACTCAGCACTTCCCAAGCTTATCAGAAACCTTGTGAATtcccaggaactgctgcagtCTGACAAGCTTGCATTTTCCTTACAAACAGCACTGGAAACTATTTTTCTTGCCTGAATGGCGTAACATCCCTGTTCTCACACTTTCAGAGAAATTGCCAACATCCTGCCTGTGGCCAGGATGAAACATTGTGAGTAAAGCCCACTCTCTAGCAATCCTGTAAACAGCAGTCCAAAATGGGgccctctgagctctcctggaccACAGTGGGCTGCAATCAGCAATCTCCCTCTGAGTGGACCACCTGTCAGAAGTAGCAGACTCTCAAGATCTTTTATTCAGAGGAtcgacaaaaaaaaaaaaatgaccaaTACTGGGCCAACATCCTCATTCCTCAAGGCTCAACCCTTCACTTGCTGGGGAGATGCAAAGGCATCCAACGTGAGTATTTCACTTTGCTTAGAGGGGAATTTTTCACAGGCACCTTGCTTGAACTGACTCTTTGTGTGCATGCATATGCTATATCAAAGCTGGGAGAAATACTGCTTTCTTAGATTTTTAAGCACCTTAGGTATCTACATAAGTTAGACCTGTAGTAAGGTTAAGTCATTAGGTTACAATCTAAGTGGAATGCTGCTAAGTGTTTTCTTTGCTAAGTTGCTAATTTTAACTTATAGGTTAGGCTAAATGCTATTAAATATTACTGCTCTGTTAAATTGTTAAAGTAAGGTTGTAAGTTGAGTTAGGTATAAGTTAAGTGTTACCCCTTTGTTAAATTGTTAGGCTTAAGGTATTATTTAAGTTAAAGTACTCTTAAGTTTGACTGCTATTAAACTTTTACATTGTATTCCTTTTCATCTGTGCTCTCACTGTCCTTTTGTCACACACACAtaacacacacacccacacacaacCCCTAGACAGTTCTCAGTTTATTTCTATTTGGTTACCTGGATTTTGTTGGCTTTGttgttgcttgtttttccttAGTGTGCTTTAACTGTCCCATAAGTGGTACAGTGAGTCTTGCAAACAAATTTTGTTGCGCTGTTGCTTAATATTAAATCTGGTTTTTACTGATACCCttgctgctgattttttaaagcGATCTCAAACACTGATTTGTAGCACTCACTAAAGTATCCTTATGAGCATTTTGTAAGGCAGTAGTACCCAGAAATTAAACAGCCTGAAATTTAACTCATCTTTATAACACATCTAAAAATTAAGTAGATGGATACAAATTCATATCCCACACCATGCTATAAAGTGAATGTATTTCCATATTTTGCCACCTAATCTTATAAAAAACTAGGGGCTGCAGAATTGCATGGCAATATATTAAACTTTTGTCACTTTAATCCCACAAAACCTAATCACAACAAATCACTATCTGTAAACATTTGTCACAGTCAAACACATACTTGTAAATGCTTAGTCTTTTGGAATCTTTACTCACAGTTCTACAAGTCTCTATTTCTTGATGCATCTTCTGAACTTTCTTGTCACACTCAGACTGTATGGCTTTCTTCTGCAGCTCTAATTCTTCTAGAGCTAGGGATTCTTGCTGCTCTCGCTCTTGAAGGGCTTTTAAGCActcactctgatttttttcctgcatgaagTAAACAATAAACTATAAATATAGTCATCACACCTTCAAGAATATTATGATACTATATTTTCAAGTCAGCTAATAGGTGTCATACACTAATCACCTTTATTTTCAACACAAAAACACATTTGATCTGTGAAAACATAATTGcaataaatcacttttttttttcttggaaaccATTTGTCTTTGCATGAAAAATATACAATAAATACTTcaattttggtttgtttatcAATATTAATTGAGAATAACATCTGAGAGGAATAAAGTCTGTTCTCACTTGATTCCACTGCTAATACATTTTTAAGCTTCTGTTTCTTACAATTAAGAAAGTAACTAGTCAAACAGGTAGAAAAATATACTCAGGACAGGACTGTTAAAGTCTCTCAATCCTAGTCACTATCCATCATGGAGGTGCACAAAAACTATTTGTAACAGATACATATAGATgatacatatatacatatatgttaCATATAACATAATTATTTAGGCAAAATTATGTGATTATCTATAGTGGATTACAGCTCATGAAAAAGTGCAAAGAATTCCAACAATTCTTCCCAGTCTGATCTCgaagaaaattctttttctgatgTCAAACATTATGAACAGTTAACAGTTAATAGTTCACATAACACAATACAATCAGACGTAactatgcaaatatttttcaaacagcctcattttttgtatttttttttactctagtTGCTGGGGCTGATTGCCAATGACCCATAGGAAGATATCCAAAAAGGCAAGtctaaaaaaatttcaaaaaaataaatagtttccACAAGATACAGCCATTACCGAGCCATGATAGTGATTCAGTCTGGatcactgcagctgctttcttttcagGTTGCTGAAGTCTCTGAGCTATCTGACTTTGGGAGAGCACTCTTATCTTTGAGCACAAAAGGACTGTCACTGTGGAATAGTGCCAACTCAAGACTTCTACTCTCAACTCCCACTTAGAGAAGTGTCTTTCTATGCATTTTAGGTTTACTTACAAGAGCTGCCTTCATCTTCTCCTGGAATACCTTTTCTTGAGCCTGTAATTTCTCATTTAGCTCCTGATCTTTGGTAGCCAGTTcttttttatggattttttctAGTTCAGCAACTCGTTCCTCTGAAGACTTCTGTGAAtcaaagtcagaaaaaaattatttccaagcTGTAACTAACAAAACACTTTCTACCTTTTCTTCATAAGAAGGTAGTGCAACAAACAAAAGAATCCAGAACCATCTCTTTGCTCCCTCTGAATGTTATGATCACTCAGAGTGCTTAATAGTAAGCCCTGACAGTTCTTATTTTCAAGCTTGAAATTATCCATCTTCCTTCTCAAGTCTTTCATAGTTGTACTAAAGGAACCACCAAAGTTTCTAAAGACTCCTTTTCCAAGGCAAACTTAAGTGTTTTCAGTTCAAACGTGATAATGCATTGGAAAAAGAACTTTTTTGTAGCTTTCCCAGTGTTCTTATTTCATGAGCCTGAAAGGCAAGTGGTGATACTCTGTGTAGACAGTTATCTACAACCTACCTACATGTTTTATTTAAGAATAATGTAAAGCATGTCAATTGTCCCCTTAAAGCATTAGTGCATTATCTTAGAAAAATTAATACCATTATGAATATCAATGCAAGAATGTAACTTAAGGGTGTTCAAATTTACAGCTTCAAAAGGCATGTGAAGTACTACAGCAATTCCTACCTAAATATACCAGATGAAGCAAATTATAGGAACTTTTAACCAGCAAACAACATGGCAACAAGTTTCTTAACATTTACACATACTCAGCTAGGATAATGATTAAAAGCTAAAAGTGATTAAAACTCAAGAACCTGGTGAAGATCTGTTAGCTTCCTGCCATTAATCTCTTCTTCTTGCCTCTGTTTAAAGTCTTAAGTGtagttttaataaataattttattaaatactgTGAAGCAAAGTTTATtttacaaagttttatttttacatgcCATTAATGAACTGATTTAAATTGATGgagcaaaaaaaatccatgaggagttttctatttttcattaagtAAGTCTTTgatcacagaaaataatttctatagGTTTTATTAACTAGCAAAAGCTTTATAACAGAGTTCTGCCATACTGATGTATTTTACAACAATGGCATAACTGTAATAAAGTTTTTACCTTCATAATCTCAACCACCTCTTGTTTCACTCTGGTTAATTCCCGCTGAAGATTTACTCTCTCTTCTTCACTTGCCTTTTctactgctttaattttttcatcCATTTCTGTCTGCAGTTTTTTCCGGGCTTCCTCTGTCTTTTGGGCCATACTTAAAGCCTTCTCAAGCTCTTCAAAAGCTGCCAAGAAAAAAGAAGTATATGATAATTGAGaaatatctatatattttaatagaaGAATTtcacaaaaagagaagaatgaacTTAAGAATTTATCAAGAATTCACATGTTTATTTTCTAGAAAGGGAAGAGAACTGACAAATAGATGTGACTTACTTCCAATACATCCTGTAGCTTCTATTTCTTTGCCTAAAATTACTATAAAATGTATAAACCATATTAATGAACGAACTATAACACTCCTCTTCTGCCTATTTCTGCTGAGTAAACTTGGAAGAAGTGGAAAATAGCTTCACAAAGAGAGGTAGTTCACACTAAAACCAGCAGACAGAAACAAACCGGGAATGACTACTATGCAAGTCAGTTACTAGTGGGTCATGAAGAGTTTCTCCTGAATAGAACATTGATGTATGGAATTTTATATACCTAACCAGGTACTTTATACACCTAAGAGTAATTTCAAACTGTAAAACCTAGAGAATCGTTTCTTTAAACCATGTTTCAGAGAGTCCACAGAGATGGCTTTGCTAATTTAATTATCTCACTATTTACATTTAATGTACACTTCTACTAGTGTAGTAGCTGAGTGTTAAGAGGACTGTCTGGTGCTTCTAACTTcacaaataaaatgtaaaattaagaaaaaattaaaagttaagaTTTATTTCCAAAAAACTTGAATAGCTGTAAGTTGTTTCAAAAGAATACTCATGCTGCAGTGTTGAAATTTATTTACTCTTGCACAGGATGCACAAATCCactgaaacacattttaatttacaaaatagAAGCAATAATTCCACAGCTTCATCCTTGCTAAGGAGAAGTATTCTAACATGCTTTATTCACTTCACAGATTATAATTTGCacataaaaagaaagcaaataaattccAGTATTGTgagcttatttatttattcagtatCCCTAAAACTCACTACAACTGATGTCAGAATTTATACAGAATTACACAATACTAGAGTTCAATCATTATTAGGGAAATCTCTTTCCCTGAATGGATCATGAATGTGGAAAACCCCTGCAGCATATTAGAAAAATTCAGTCTCACAACACTCTATTCTATATTCTACTATGTGGTTAGTATTCCACTCTACACTCTACTCTATGGTTAGTACTTTGCATGACAGAATTTTggcaaataaaattcaaaatcaCAGTGCCAATATTAagactgtaatttttaaaacacaaccCCCTAAAATTATATTATTCTATTATACCCTGGACTCTATTTTGcaaggaaacagaaacaaaatactttttgaaGTCTCATTTAGTATGCTAAGCTTTCTTCCAATAAATTCTGCCCCCAAAAGAAAATTGTAATAGACTCCCACATCTCCAGTTTTCTGATTCATCATTAGTTTGTAAGCATTCACAGCATTTATtgcaatttttgcttttttgaaaTTATCTTTAATAACATTCAGACATGTTTGAGAAGTGAGCAATGATTTCCATTCCACATCTTTTGATAACATTAAAAACTGAAGATTTTAACCACATTCTATACTTTTAAGGCAATGCCGCAATTACGTTTTAAAGTAACTTAATCTCATAAAACTGGATTCACCCAAATTCTGACCTTTTacagaattttcttctgttttttgaGAAAGCCTTTTCCTGAATATTCACACCAACAATCATGTTTTAAGGCAAAATGGGGCTGTTATTGACTCTGGCTATACCAAAGCAGACCACTTTATCCACTTTTCCACTCCATGTTCTCCTTAAATGCTTAATCTATTACAAAAAATTAAGATCACTAGAGATTATTTCAAGCAGGAAAACAATCTAAAATGTAATACAAGCATGCACGAGGCTTATAGCTCCTTATTTCCTCACAGCTCTTCATAGCCCTATCAAGGCATTTGCCACCTGCAGTCTGCAGGACTCAAGTTCTTCCCCCTTGTCACAAGGCACAAGTTGATTACGGATACAGCCTGCAGAACTGTGTTTGGAGAATGGTAATGACTTCCCTGATGCTCCTCTCAGTCCTAATAAAACCAGACCAAGCAAAACTGGCAAAGTCCTTCAGTATTACAGCATCATCtttttcaaaaccaaac
The nucleotide sequence above comes from Oenanthe melanoleuca isolate GR-GAL-2019-014 chromosome 2, OMel1.0, whole genome shotgun sequence. Encoded proteins:
- the GOLGA4 gene encoding golgin subfamily A member 4 isoform X8, producing MFKKLKQKISEEQAPSKSPPSTGNRSRTTSFTDQNEEGTSTPDKENLNKQPLPGSTENNGSESVSPQPSDGQSFAQRLQLRVPSMESLFRSPVKETLFRSSSKESLVRSSSRDSLNRLDLEAISPTFDSPSDIESETEEPLGNMDSFSKEQLLQRLRRMERSLGNYRGKYSELVSAYQVIQREKKKLQSILSQSQDKALRRIGELREELQMDQQAKKHLQEEFDASLEEKDQLISVLQTQVSLLKQRLQNGQIGTELPDENIQSEPQVQSPTKEVSAENTVEPGSNEGNEDSVKTLETLNQRVKRQENLLKRCKETIRSHKERCAQLTNEKEALQEQLEERLQELEKMKDLHMAEKTKLITQLRDAKNLIEQLEQDKGMVIAETKRQMHETLEMKEEEVAQLRARIKQITTKGEELKEQKEKSERAAFEELEKALSMAQKTEEARKKLQTEMDEKIKAVEKASEEERVNLQRELTRVKQEVVEIMKKSSEERVAELEKIHKKELATKDQELNEKLQAQEKVFQEKMKAALEKNQSECLKALQEREQQESLALEELELQKKAIQSECDKKVQKMHQEIETCRTRILELESSLAKYSQDDRKQSEELNTLIDSEKNQHSKEISDMVEKHNKELENMKQQQEKLWTEKLEILKQQHVTEIEKIREKQQQEMQTVLKEKETIFRAHIEEMNEKTLEKLDVKQTELEALSSELSEALKIRHDLEQELSELNNKMCEAKQDLKGKLEEERKQHNEVIETMLKEHEISIQGVEKVLKEELNKLKQSLEEKDRHLKELKVCEQKMKESAERSEAELAQVSAKLEEQSSENTRKVTTLTQQYERQLEDLQRKADEVKRSLTEKENEMEHMKKLQNKQVEELQQKLIATEERISALQGEYESKLKCQEKKVEKMKQKSKDMQETFKNKLAEQEAKLKKELENKQLEFSQKESEFNTKILEMAHASSSGINDAVSKLESNQKEQLDSLAEDHRRKLEEVIQSWEKKLNQRIEELKEEHDMELQEKEKEIGDLKQKLFIFSAEKEDSRTEINQLKEEQVKKEECLKELQEQLTQSEAKVNALSDKESDLKTQLKKLESDFKQSLNQQTELQEQLNKQKAIEEKDKATITELADTLRTLEEKLQTVQSSQYKDHENYEKKIEAIRLKETEIKRLSGELTAQLNALKNAEASLQTKGNELIEKCIEKIGIVTCKIADCESRSAQVKEAILIKTSRITELEAQLREITEHHSAATTSLQKSMQELQEKDNLIMSMRADIAGLVTEKEQLQKEGGHQQQAASEKEICITQLRKELSENINAVTSMREELQEKQSEVSALNKTVTDLNVRLESTVSLTEKEAAISLLSKQHQEDRLQLLNQVEELSSRVEMLSQEKASALDQIDHCQAQLSEWKMKAQTRFTQNHDTIKDLQSKLELRNTEANMKDEELNKLKEQLAKQSRNLDSLKSELEQKQNRKEKEESELTSKLKKQAAKIAELEKDIAQKTSENDSLVEELKKCNEQKNTEKEEIACQLHQAEKVAFEKENRFKKAEEKVLNLEKQISSLKADFEAKEKEFDQMKSVILKRKDEELKELEDRLNAENSTKLADLKKKAEQKIGSIRKQLLSQMEEKEQQLKQDREDQLRKLEQKVQEREAKIESLEEKIKSTKDSTELEKEMLEKLESVKAAVEQEKKNLLESVQQTYEEKMQVLQKGLTEKDALLQKYEREQQESNDCHLELQNKQKELLKKLECVEKSHQEEQVRTRSLREELEEQTKKYSLLVDEHACCGGVLASSKEELKVKEQKYLDMENVIGDLQKKMQEKEAVSQSLEQKVKELENNIVKKNEVHKVEMEDMSLRYEEKLKCLQEQLGERNDSLKVFEENAEQKARSVLELQKSLDDMQKQQKDLQTKLEETEGEKQKLCKQVNNLQKDIRALRKEHQQELDIVKKESLEEMEQKIRCEQEDIELKHNSTLKQLMREFNTQLAQKERELETAVKETISKAQEVENELIENHHIETTQLHKKIAEKDDDLKRTVKRYEEILESREEEMTAKVQELQVQLEDLQKEYKQRIAEEEHCNSEKVTITELKAQLAQKTTLVNDSKLKEQELKEQIHVLEDQLKHYEKNMYVTSVGTPYRDGSLHHTDVSLFEEPTEFEYLRKVLFEYMMGRETKTMAKVITTVLKFPADQTQKILEREDARPMFASPRSGIF
- the GOLGA4 gene encoding golgin subfamily A member 4 isoform X2, whose amino-acid sequence is MFKKLKQKISEEQVLPRGAGGRAGSLPAQAPSKSPPSTGNRSRTTSFTDQNEEGTSTPDKELLAGMIAEPAFLSEYTIFALDPTKQPKPQSDGVNLNKQPLPGSTENNGSESVSPQPSDGQSFAQRLQLRVPSMESLFRSPVKETLFRSSSKESLVRSSSRDSLNRLDLEAISPTFDSPSDIESETEEPLGNMDSFSKEQLLQRLRRMERSLGNYRGKYSELVSAYQVIQREKKKLQSILSQSQDKALRRIGELREELQMDQQAKKHLQEEFDASLEEKDQLISVLQTQVSLLKQRLQNGQIGTELPDENIQSEPQVQSPTKEVSAENTVEPGSNEGNEDSVKTLETLNQRVKRQENLLKRCKETIRSHKERCAQLTNEKEALQEQLEERLQELEKMKDLHMAEKTKLITQLRDAKNLIEQLEQDKGMVIAETKRQMHETLEMKEEEVAQLRARIKQITTKGEELKEQKEKSERAAFEELEKALSMAQKTEEARKKLQTEMDEKIKAVEKASEEERVNLQRELTRVKQEVVEIMKKSSEERVAELEKIHKKELATKDQELNEKLQAQEKVFQEKMKAALEKNQSECLKALQEREQQESLALEELELQKKAIQSECDKKVQKMHQEIETCRTRILELESSLAKYSQDDRKQSEELNTLIDSEKNQHSKEISDMVEKHNKELENMKQQQEKLWTEKLEILKQQHVTEIEKIREKQQQEMQTVLKEKETIFRAHIEEMNEKTLEKLDVKQTELEALSSELSEALKIRHDLEQELSELNNKMCEAKQDLKGKLEEERKQHNEVIETMLKEHEISIQGVEKVLKEELNKLKQSLEEKDRHLKELKVCEQKMKESAERSEAELAQVSAKLEEQSSENTRKVTTLTQQYERQLEDLQRKADEVKRSLTEKENEMEHMKKLQNKQVEELQQKLIATEERISALQGEYESKLKCQEKKVEKMKQKSKDMQETFKNKLAEQEAKLKKELENKQLEFSQKESEFNTKILEMAHASSSGINDAVSKLESNQKEQLDSLAEDHRRKLEEVIQSWEKKLNQRIEELKEEHDMELQEKEKEIGDLKQKLFIFSAEKEDSRTEINQLKEEQVKKEECLKELQEQLTQSEAKVNALSDKESDLKTQLKKLESDFKQSLNQQTELQEQLNKQKAIEEKDKATITELADTLRTLEEKLQTVQSSQYKDHENYEKKIEAIRLKETEIKRLSGELTAQLNALKNAEASLQTKGNELIEKCIEKIGIVTCKIADCESRSAQVKEAILIKTSRITELEAQLREITEHHSAATTSLQKSMQELQEKDNLIMSMRADIAGLVTEKEQLQKEGGHQQQAASEKEICITQLRKELSENINAVTSMREELQEKQSEVSALNKTVTDLNVRLESTVSLTEKEAAISLLSKQHQEDRLQLLNQVEELSSRVEMLSQEKASALDQIDHCQAQLSEWKMKAQTRFTQNHDTIKDLQSKLELRNTEANMKDEELNKLKEQLAKQSRNLDSLKSELEQKQNRKEKEESELTSKLKKQAAKIAELEKDIAQKTSENDSLVEELKKCNEQKNTEKEEIACQLHQAEKVAFEKENRFKKAEEKVLNLEKQISSLKADFEAKEKEFDQMKSVILKRKDEELKELEDRLNAENSTKLADLKKKAEQKIGSIRKQLLSQMEEKEQQLKQDREDQLRKLEQKVQEREAKIESLEEKIKSTKDSTELEKEMLEKLESVKAAVEQEKKNLLESVQQTYEEKMQVLQKGLTEKDALLQKYEREQQESNDCHLELQNKQKELLKKLECVEKSHQEEQVRTRSLREELEEQTKKYSLLVDEHACCGGVLASSKEELKVKEQKYLDMENVIGDLQKKMQEKEAVSQSLEQKVKELENNIVKKNEVHKVEMEDMSLRYEEKLKCLQEQLGERNDSLKVFEENAEQKARSVLELQKSLDDMQKQQKDLQTKLEETEGEKQKLCKQVNNLQKDIRALRKEHQQELDIVKKESLEEMEQKIRCEQEDIELKHNSTLKQLMREFNTQLAQKERELETAVKETISKAQEVENELIENHHIETTQLHKKIAEKDDDLKRTVKRYEEILESREEEMTAKVQELQVQLEDLQKEYKQRIAEEEHCNSEKVTITELKAQLAQKTTLVNDSKLKEQELKEQIHVLEDQLKHYEKNMYVTSVGTPYRDGSLHHTDVSLFEEPTEFEYLRKVLFEYMMGRETKTMAKVITTVLKFPADQTQKILEREDARPMVSYLWLRPS